tatgtgtgtatgtgttacaATCCTGATTGTGCGAATACGCTCCCATATGGATAATTCAAAAAGGTAGATGATTATAAAACcttttaaaagtttatccttGGATATTACATTTGATATGATGGAGAAAACTTGTGTTCTCAGAATTCACTTCGCATCTTCCTCCCGAAAAGTAGAGTgaggatatatgtatatatacatttttccccctttctgaCGCTAGGAAAATCTGACTATAGAAGCTGGAAAActgccctttcctcttcctgcttCCTCAAGTATCCTGGCCATTAGCTCTACAGTGGAACTAAATACTGTTAATTCTTAAAGTGAGTCAAGATTTTTCCTGTCTTACAACTTAAGGGAAATTGGGGAACCTGGTAGAGGATTCCAGCACTGAAAGGCGGATCAAACGTAACGTCCCCCACTTTCTTACCGGCCTGCACGTGTGTCAGCTCCTCCTCCGGGGCGAAACTCCGCCCGCCGGTTCCCTACGCCGCAGAGCCCTGCCCCACGCAGCTGAGCCCAGGCGCCGCCCCACCCGCCTCCGTCTTTTCCCGCCCAGACTCTGCGCCTTCCGGAAGGGGCGTGGCCCCGTAGGAAGTTCTCGCGTTAGGGGAAGGTAGAGATTTCCGCTTCCGGTGTCATGGACGGTTCCTGGTCTGAAGGTGTGCCCGCCGCCGTCGGCGGGAAGAGGCAGCAGTTCGGGAGCCGGTTCCTGAGCGATCCGGCGCGCGTCTTCCACCACAATGCCTGGTAACCGCCCTCCCCCTCGCCTGGCCTGCGGCTCGGCCTCTGTCCTGCGGCCGCGGGCGCTCCGAGAAGCCCCTGACTGCCAGCCACGAGTCCAGCTGCCCTGCTCGAGGCGCTCTCCTCTCACGGGAGAGGCCCTCCTGGGCCAGCAGCTCACCTTCCCCAGCGGGAACCTGAGGCCTCTAAGCTGCCCGTTTGATTTTCCCAGGGACAACGTGAAGTGGTCGGAAGAGCAGGCCGCGGCGGCCGAGAGGAGAGTCCAGGAGAACAGTACCCAGCGGGTGTGCCAGGAGAAGCAAGGTGCGCCTAGGTGGGCCCCGAATAGTATCGACAGCCAGCTTATTGCTGGACGCGCGTTCTCAGAGAGGCCAGAGAACCGAGGCTGCCAAGAGTCCTTGTTACTGAACTGATACAGAACTCGCGGGTagaacgggagggggaggggatgggcaACGATGGAAAAGGGCTACACCTTAAAATCTTGTTAGAACAGAGAGTGTTCTAGTTTTGGTGTTTTGCTTGGAAGAAGGTAACTGTATCTTGAAAGTTTTTTCCAGTGACTCAAGTTTTTGGTTATGTTAATTAGACATTAATACGGCTGACCTATGGCAACCGTGTGGTCACATGATTGTCTTAGAGGAGTACTTTCTACATTATTACACTTTGCCTGAGGAAATGTTGCCACTGAAGCTAGATATGAGTGATCAGATTGTAAATATTGGGGGGTTGGTGGCTAATGGCTGGTGAATTTACATCTTTTTCTTGTGTGATGGCTATGAGGATTTAGGGCTTCTGCCAAGGAAAGATGGATGAAGAAAAGTGGAAATAAGACTGGTCAAAGAAAAAGAGGCCTCTTCTGGAGAGGTGGATGCTTTCATTGCAAAATAACCCAAGTATAGCTAGGACTGGTTGGGCCTCTGTCCTAAATGACAATTGAAGGTAGGACTAGAAATTGAAGAGTAGTAACCACTAAAAGGGTTCTGTATAACAATGAGAAGATTCCAGTTACAAAATGTTCACCTTACATAGTTTGACAAAGACTAGGTCAAAGTAAGTTAAAGTTGAAAGGGATTTTGAAAATCATGTAGTCCAATATCCTCTTTTTACAGTTAAAGAAACTTGGACCACAGGACATTAATTGCCTCACCCAGAGGTAAGCAGTTAGTAGCAGTGGTGGAACTAAATCCAATTTCTTAGGTTTTTATTCATCCTCCTACACTAGTCAAGGCCTTGTGTTAGCAGAGAGCAGAAAGCTGAAATTAAGTTATAAACCATtgttatctcaataaaaaaatagtaattttttaaaaagaaaaacaaatctaagACTGCCTTGATCATGTTAAACAACAACTTTCTTTTAAACAGTCCATACTTATTTAGTCTCTCCTGTACCCTATCATCAAATCTTCTCGTTTGAAGACATTTTTCCCTCTTGGCAGCATTGTCTATGTTCCTTTTAGCTTTGTGTCAATTTTTAGTGTCTATTAGTAGCATTGAATTCATTTTTGGGCTCCTCATTTTAAAGAACCACAGACAGGAAGCTTACTTTAAAGATGAGCAACATATATTGTAACCATTGAGTTCATATGGGGAGTAACTGAAGAACCTGGGACATCTAACTTGTAAAAGAGGATTTAGAAGGAGAAGTAACTGCCCTCATACAAAAGAGTTGTTCTGCATAGCTCTGAGAAATAGTAGGACCTTTTGACCAGAAGTGAttagacagatttttttcttaatgttagGATTTTCTAATAGATAAGGGCCATCCAAAGATGTGGGAGAACTGATAGGTAGTAAGTTGCCTGGCAGAGGTTGGACTCTGGAAGGACGAGATAGAGAGCAAATTCAGGTGTGGTAGGCAGTCAGACTAAACGACCTCCAGCTCTGAGACTGTGGCTCTACCTGAATATAACTTTCAGTATAAAACTCGGTGAAGCAAGATGCTGCTCGACATTAGATACAAGTAAAATATTGACAGGTGGATCTTACagttctttcttaaatatttacagTTGATTATGAGATCAATGCCCACAAATACTGGAACGACTTCTACAAAATCCATGAAAATAGGTTTTTCAAGGATAGACATTGGCTTTTTACTGAATTCCCAGAGCTGGCACCTAGCCAAAACCAAAAGGATTTGCTCTCAGAGAACAAGAGGAGTGAAGTACCTGAATGTAGAAGAAGTGAGGATGGACCTGGTTTAACAACAGAACAGCACGGATGTTCTTCAGACAGCCTTGGTGGACATAAAACACAGCTGCCTCCTGTGGAGGAGAATGTAACTCAGACACTCAGTCACCTGGAAATCTGTGCTGATGAGTTTCCTGGAGCCTCAGCCACTTACCGAATACTCGAGGTAACCTCCCTTTATTGTCCTGATAGTGAGGTTAGTGAAGCTGTCGTATTATGCACATGGGGTGGCATAgagaggctgaccataaaagtaACTTCTCTCTGATTAAGCTGGCTAGACTTGACCTTATCTTGGTCTGGAATCACCTCCATTTTTGAACTAATGGAATGCTCTAGATACAGGCCAGCTATGGTGGTCATGGTAAACAAAGCTCACCTGAGGTACTTCAGAAAGTTGTAGCATGGTGCGCTACCTGCCATCTGGAAAAGAGTCCCAGGTCACAAGACAACTTCTGTTACTTCTCTTCTAATACACTTGTAGAGGTTAGTTGACATGATGCTACTCAGGTGTGGGAGAAATCATGTCCTCTCAGTTTGCATGGTGGGGCAGAGGCGAGGCTAGGCCTGGAAAAACATCTAGGGTGGGCACTGTAGCAGAAGTTCACAAATAGTGACTGCACATGCCACTGGAAGCCAATTAGCTTTGGGGCTGACTGAGTCCTATAACATGACCTTTTACTAGTCCCTTACTCTCCCCAAGCAGAATGGGACTTCTCTACCTCTTTCTGCCTCATAGCTAGGGGTGTTAgttgagataatgtatgtaaaattgCTAAGgatagtgtctggcacacagtaagccctTAGTAACAGTCACTGTTTTTGTTATTAGCACACCTAGCACTGTACTTAGGACAGTGTAACTATGGTCCCCTTTTCATGAATTTTTCCAATAACATAGCAGAGTTCAGTAAGAAGATAAGTTGTCTACAGGAGCATTTGTCAAAACGCAGAAAGTAAAAGCAACCCATGCCCTTTTTTCCAGACCAGCTTCCTCCTGCTAATGAAAACCCATGCTCTCATCCTTTATGGCTGACTCTTCAAGGGTTCCTGAGGTCAAGatcagggaatgtcatggtactGTTTAGGAATATAATTAGGCAAGATTATCTATTGTTGATTATTTATCTAGCTTCAGGTAGTTTATTCCTTGGAAAGTTCTGTGATTAATAGTTCATTTCTGTCTACAGGTTGGTTGTGGTGTGGGAAACACAGTCTTTCCAATTTTACAAACTAACAAGTAAGTTTGTTGTGAAGTTTGACTCTGACAGCAAAGAAGAGCGAAGTAGGGGGTTATTTCTCAAAACTCTTACTACATCAAACTGTTAACAGTGGTTTTTGGGAGCCAGACTGGTAACAGTGGTTATTGGGAGCTGTGGGTTACAGGAGATTAAATGTTTATGTCATCCATTTATGAATTGTTTTGATTTAATGTGATTTATAAGTTACTTTTGTCAGATAAATTAGTGGGTTTTAAACCTGTTACATTGTTAATATTTGATGCCTTTGATATTTTAACAGGAAAGAGAATAGACCTAATCCAGCTTGTAATCTTAATTGTTCTGCTGGTTTTTTTCTGCCCATTTCAGTGACCCAAGACTCTTTGTTTACTGTTGTGATTTTTCTTCCACAGCTGTAGAACTGGTCCAGGTAAGTGCAGTGGCTCCTATCATTGATTTTCACTGATTAAAGAGGAAAGGGTCTgctaaaaatcaagatctctAACTATCTTCTTATTGTACTTGGTCTAAAAGTAAAAGATGCACTGAAACAGCCTGGAGTAGAGGAAAGGGCCAGATGTGAACACAGAATTTGCCGCTTGCTTGCTGTGAAACTTTGGGAAGGTCTCTTGACCTCCCCAAACTCATGTTTTAAAGATTGAAATAACTCAGGGTTCTTTGAGTTACAAGTTAGAGAAACTTCTATAATTAAAGGGAATGTCATAGAACTCAAGAGAGTATTGTATATCCAGGACTAAAAGGCAGGCCTGAAAGGCCAGCTGGCTGGCTGGTGAGATGTTGCTGCCCCCTTCTATCACAGCACCTCCATCAAGTTCACAGTGTCTTGCCTCTCATTGCCCATTtaccttttgctttgtttttcctttgcagACCAGCTTTCTCTAGTAGGTTTTTCCTGGTTTTGCACATGACTCCAACATACTTGCCCCTCCCAGTCCTTTACAAGTTCCCCTGTTCAGATGGTATCAGAACCTCCTATCCCAATTCCAAAATCTCCAGACAGTCAGGTTGACACAACCCAGCTAATAATCTACTTGCCCTCTTTAAATTAGGCCAGTGAGGAACAAAGTCATGTTTTTGGGAAAGAGAGATATGAATGTGTCTGTTACAATCACATATGGTGCTCCTAGCACAGGAGCTCGGAATTGGTAGCTTTGTCTTTCTGGAATTATTCTTATGAACCTACACCAGATGAATATTGAGGCTTATCTTTAGTTAATTTTATGATAATAAAACATAGGTTAAATCTTCTACATCTGAAGAAATAGAGTTCCCTGGAGAATTCTGTGATCTGTATAATGTGTTGTAGTTGGGAGTTGTTTTAAATCATTTGCTTTTCATTATGTTTTGTTTCTCTCATGaggtttctcttttccctttctgtcATTTACCTTCCTGATTATTTTCTGGTCCTGGGATCTAACtatgtcaaaataaaaactaaaattagaggaATCAGGAATGTTCCGTTTAAAAACTACCAGTTAGATTCCACAGGCTCTTCTCTGGAGTAATTCCTTATTCTTACTCCTTGGGTGAGAACGTTTGCCATTAATGGCAGGAACTGTATCCTTCAGTGGGAAGTAGCAGGGATTACATTTAAAGCAAGATAGCTTTTCCTGAGGCTCTCTAACCAGTGTCCTCTAACCAGTGTCCTCTCTTCCAATCTGCAGACAAATTCAGCATATGACCCTTCTCGGTGTTTTGCCTTTGTTCACGATCTGTGTGATGAAGAAAAGAGTTACCCAGTGCCCGGGAATAGTCTTGATGTCATCATCCTCATATTTGTTCTCTCGGCAATTGTTCCAGACAAGTAAATTTTAGATCCCTTAACTAGTAGCATAGCAAAAACAAAGCTTTGATCTCAGGAACCTTGATATCAGAGTTAGGCCCtaaataaaaaggattttattAATGTTCTGATAGACAGGAAGAAGCCATTTCACCGTACGTGATAGGAGCTTCTCAAtcatttttctaaatttgttttgAAGTCTAACTGCTGTTCCAGCCTCTTAAACTCTAAACCTTTGCTTGTTGACTGCAGCAGTTGGTTTTTCTTTTCGTTGCTATGGTTTAACATCCCCAAAGAATTGGGGGGGTCCTTCTTAGTGGGTATGTGGAGAAATTCCTCACTGATGATCGCATAGCATGGTGTTCTAGAATTGTGGGTGCCACAGCTGCATCCCTTTAATGggcttttaaaatgctttaaataaAACAGGCTTTATTAAAAGCACAAAATTTACAGTGAAGCATAACTCAGGTATTCTCTGATATTTAagttctttggaaaactgtagTACAGGAGGATTCCGTAAAATCAAGAGTAGCTAAGGAAAGTCAATTTCTTTACCATAAAAGATACCACTAAAGCCTCTAGATATAGACACCAAGTCGTCCTGATGAAATACTGTCTCAAGGAAGCAATATCAGTCAGGAGGTGGCAGGGGTGGTGGGGATGATAGACTTTCTCTAGCTGGCATTTCCCCGGAATAGCATTGAGTCATTTGACCTGAGAGGGATAGTATGAGTGCGAAGTAAAGGCAGATGGAGGACGCCCAAACAGCCTGGCATGGTTTTAAACATTAATAACTACAGAAGTTTACATGCTgcaaactttaaaaaactgatagactaaaacaaaatattaaaaatttattattaaataattaaataaatagactCAGTATTTCAAATGGTTTTTGTAAGTTTGAAGCATATATACTTCTGCAGTGGTTAAAGCTGAAACCTGCACTGAGATTCTATATATGGAAAGTGCAGTTAGAAATGTAAAAGCACTCTGCCCATAGTACTTATTTGCATATAGACTGTATCACCATGTAAATTGTAAGTTCTTGAGGTTTGGTCTGCatttaacaaatggaaagataaagtCTGCATTCAGAGAACTTGGGCCCAGTGGGACAGGCAGATGAGTCCACTAGCATACCCCACACTGGGTGGTCAGGGGTCCACTCAGGGATTCATgggagcctggggcaggggtggcttCCCCACAAGGAGTGGAAAGTGAGCCAGGCAGAAAGCAGATAACCTCCCACACTGAAGACGCAGCTTATCTTTGGGCCTCTTCATACTGAAGGCACTGGATCAAAGCCACAGTTGTGAGCAGGCATTAGAAGACAGACACATCAGAGGCTTGGACATGGCTTGGGTTGTAACTGAAACAAAAGTAGAGGAGCTAAGATTTCAGGGCTCTGTGTCAGGGTTAGGAAGTCCACTGGCTTTTCAGCATATAATGCAGGGAGAAGGAACCCTGTCCTTAAAGAGACCTGATCTTCATTCCCTGCTGCCGCACAGGATGCAGAAGGCTATCAACAGGTTGAGCAAGCTTCTGAAGCCTGGAGGGGTGATGCTTCTGCGAGATTATGGCCGCTATGACATGGCTCAGCTTCGGTTTAAAAAAGGTATTTTCCCACTATAGTTGAAGCAGTGGCTTTGCCATCAGAGTAGTCATACAAATAAgtagaacaaaacagaaactctaGAATTAGATAACTCAGTATATAAAGTCATTTAATACATAGTAAGGGTGGTATGCTTTTGGAGACTCATATAATCTATTAGGGAGATCTTTTTTAGAAAAAGTCATTTGATTACATAAATAGTTTTAAGTGTGGTATGGCAAAAGATaccattaaaaagttaaaagacaaatgatGGATTGAGGACAAGTA
This is a stretch of genomic DNA from Camelus bactrianus isolate YW-2024 breed Bactrian camel chromosome 16, ASM4877302v1, whole genome shotgun sequence. It encodes these proteins:
- the METTL2A gene encoding tRNA N(3)-cytidine methyltransferase METTL2A isoform X1, coding for MDGSWSEGVPAAVGGKRQQFGSRFLSDPARVFHHNAWDNVKWSEEQAAAAERRVQENSTQRVCQEKQVDYEINAHKYWNDFYKIHENRFFKDRHWLFTEFPELAPSQNQKDLLSENKRSEVPECRRSEDGPGLTTEQHGCSSDSLGGHKTQLPPVEENVTQTLSHLEICADEFPGASATYRILEVGCGVGNTVFPILQTNNDPRLFVYCCDFSSTAVELVQTNSAYDPSRCFAFVHDLCDEEKSYPVPGNSLDVIILIFVLSAIVPDKMQKAINRLSKLLKPGGVMLLRDYGRYDMAQLRFKKGQCLSENFYVRGDGTRVYFFTQGMKASSLFILTAPTTPDKCCSRCFQRRNHLTPSTFCSFFPSPPLTPTLSQPEPLTVLQISSAYPSLLLPTLLFCSLPFLSVTLSKTGNLSILQDSTAAVSASKLSCTLGAPEIA
- the METTL2A gene encoding tRNA N(3)-cytidine methyltransferase METTL2A isoform X2, with protein sequence MDGSWSEGVPAAVGGKRQQFGSRFLSDPARVFHHNAWDNVKWSEEQAAAAERRVQENSTQRVCQEKQVDYEINAHKYWNDFYKIHENRFFKDRHWLFTEFPELAPSQNQKDLLSENKRSEVPECRRSEDGPGLTTEQHGCSSDSLGGHKTQLPPVEENVTQTLSHLEICADEFPGASATYRILEVGCGVGNTVFPILQTNNDPRLFVYCCDFSSTAVELVQTNSAYDPSRCFAFVHDLCDEEKSYPVPGNSLDVIILIFVLSAIVPDKMQKAINRLSKLLKPGGVMLLRDYGRYDMAQLRFKKGQCLSENFYVRGDGTRVYFFTQDELDTLFTTAGLEKVQNLVDRRLQVNRGKQLTMYRVWIQCKYRKPVLSNTS